The Macrococcoides canis genome has a window encoding:
- the gndA gene encoding NADP-dependent phosphogluconate dehydrogenase: MNKQQIGVIGLAVMGKNLAWNIESRGNSVSVYNRSSDKTDLMMKESDGKNIHPTYTLEEFVNSLESPRKIMMMVKAGEATDATIESLLPLLDEGDILIDGGNTNYNDTIRRNVYLSEKGINFIGTGVSGGEEGALHGPSIMPGGQKEAYELVRPILESIAAKAKDGKPCVAYIGPDGAGHYVKMVHNGIEYADMQLIAESYDLMKNVLHMSHQEIADTFKTWNEGELDSYLIEITADIFNKLDEDGTPLVEKVLDKAGQKGTGKWTSINALDLGVPLTIITESVFARTISSQKDERVIAHEAIRNEKNNFEGNKEEFLEAIREALYMSKICCYAQGFAQMKEASTSYNWNLQLGDLAMIWREGCIIRAQFLQKIKDAYDLDNNLQNLLLDPYFKGIVEKYQQSLRKVASTAIMTGTPVPTFASAINYFDSYTAKDLPANLIQAQRDYFGAHTYERKDRAGTFHTDWK, from the coding sequence ATGAATAAACAACAAATAGGTGTTATTGGTCTTGCAGTAATGGGTAAGAATCTTGCATGGAACATTGAATCAAGAGGTAATTCTGTTTCTGTCTATAATCGTTCAAGTGATAAAACAGACTTGATGATGAAGGAATCAGATGGTAAGAATATTCATCCGACATATACTTTAGAAGAATTCGTGAATAGTCTTGAAAGTCCACGTAAGATCATGATGATGGTTAAAGCAGGTGAAGCAACAGACGCAACAATTGAAAGTCTATTGCCATTATTAGATGAAGGTGACATCTTGATTGATGGTGGAAATACGAATTATAACGATACGATTCGTCGTAATGTCTATCTTTCAGAAAAAGGCATCAACTTTATCGGAACGGGTGTGTCTGGTGGTGAAGAAGGTGCGTTACATGGCCCTTCTATCATGCCTGGTGGTCAGAAGGAAGCTTATGAACTCGTTAGACCAATTCTAGAATCTATCGCAGCAAAAGCAAAGGACGGTAAGCCATGTGTCGCTTATATCGGTCCAGATGGCGCAGGACATTACGTGAAAATGGTGCATAACGGTATTGAATATGCGGATATGCAGCTTATTGCAGAAAGCTATGATCTGATGAAGAACGTACTGCACATGTCACATCAAGAAATTGCAGACACTTTTAAAACATGGAATGAAGGGGAGCTGGATAGCTACCTTATCGAAATTACAGCCGATATCTTTAATAAGCTTGACGAAGATGGTACTCCGCTTGTAGAGAAAGTACTAGACAAAGCAGGACAAAAAGGCACAGGCAAATGGACTTCGATCAATGCGCTTGACTTAGGTGTTCCGTTGACGATTATTACGGAATCTGTATTTGCCAGAACGATATCAAGCCAAAAAGATGAACGCGTAATAGCACATGAAGCGATTCGAAATGAAAAAAATAACTTTGAAGGAAATAAGGAAGAATTCCTTGAGGCTATTCGTGAAGCATTATATATGAGTAAAATCTGCTGTTATGCACAAGGATTTGCTCAGATGAAAGAAGCTTCTACGAGCTATAACTGGAACTTGCAGCTTGGTGATCTTGCAATGATCTGGCGTGAAGGATGTATTATACGTGCGCAGTTCTTACAAAAGATAAAAGATGCGTATGATCTCGATAATAATCTTCAGAATTTATTGCTTGATCCATACTTTAAAGGGATTGTTGAAAAATACCAGCAGAGTTTAAGAAAAGTAGCATCTACTGCAATTATGACAGGTACACCAGTACCGACCTTTGCTTCAGCAATCAACTATTTTGATTCATACACTGCGAAAGATCTTCCTGCGAACCTTATTCAGGCGCAGCGTGATTATTTTGGAGCACACACATATGAAAGAAAAGATAGAGCAGGTACATTCCATACAGATTGGAAATAA